In Papaver somniferum cultivar HN1 chromosome 1, ASM357369v1, whole genome shotgun sequence, a genomic segment contains:
- the LOC113281936 gene encoding pentatricopeptide repeat-containing protein At4g18520, chloroplastic-like — translation MLLPAIFNVPQIPSHSIPYLLPASPSPQNKKISKLPKTSTNYRTTSCFVSVSNSISSQQLEDYPFSGQNPGCNFSSKSVLIEQLEDPSLVGSWIQSCSNVKEVRRIHSIVIKGYERSVVYVDNNLISMYIRFGKLKEARNVFDKMSERNVVSWTAVFNGYLKVGVDDDEVLRLFTEFVVQGGRGNCQTFVCILNLCCRRFDFELGRQIHACIVKGNWSNVIVDSAVVYFYAQFGDLSGGFRVFDRMQERDVVCWTTMISACAQHGHGKKAILLFSRMLSEGFRPNEFTVCSVLKACGEEQELLFGRQLHGVVVKKMIKNDVFIGTSLLGMYVKCEEVHDARRIFNGMRRRNMVTWTSMISGYAQSGLGEDAIKLFRVMKRRHICVNNLTVVSILQACGSVGASKTGKEVHAQILKNSIENNIFIGSTLVWFYCKFGEYGYAAKVLQLMPDRDVVAWTAIISGCVHLGHGVEALQFLKQMLLEGVEPNQFTYTSVLKACAKIDDVLQGKWIHSSVNKTKTLPDVFVGSALIDMYSKCGHVSEAIQVFNSMPEKNFVSWKSMVIGYARNGQCNEALQLMYRMKAEGFEVDNYIKTTVISACGDIDWDLEFDQCIEL, via the coding sequence ATGCTCTTACCCGCCATTTTCAACGTTCCTCAAATTCCTTCTCATTCTATTCCTTATCTTCTTCCAGCATCTCCATCACCCCAAAACAAGAAAATCTCAAAATTACCCAAAACCAGCACTAATTACAGAACTACATCCTGTTTTGTCTCTGTAAGCAACTCAATTTCATCACAACAACTAGAAGATTATCCATTTTCTGGACAAAACCCAGGTTGTAATTTCTCTTCGAAATCGGTTTTGATTGAGCAATTGGAAGACCCATCTTTGGTTGGTTCATGGATTCAATCTTGTAGTAATGTGAAAGAAGTTAGAAGAATACATTCGATTGTGATAAAGGGGTATGAGAGGTCTGTTGTTTATGTAGATAATAATTTGATTAGCATGTATATTAGATTTGGTAAACTAAAAGAAGCAAGGAatgtgtttgataaaatgtctgaAAGAAATGTTGTGTCATGGACAGCGGTTTTTAATGGGTATTTGAAAGTTGGGGTAGATGATGATGAGGTGTTGAGGTTGTTTACTGAGTTTGTTGTACAAGGTGGTAGAGGGAATTGTCAGACGTTTGTTTGTATTTTAAATTTGTGTTGTAGAAGATTTGATTTTGAGTTGGGGAGGCAGATACATGCTTGTATTGTAAAAGGGAATTGGAGTAATGTGATTGTTGATAGTGCTGTTGTGTATTTCTATGCACAGTTTGGTGATTTGTCTGGCGGGTTTCGAGTGTTTGATAGAATGCAGGAACGTGATGTTGTGTGTTGGACGACAATGATTTCTGCTTGTGCACAACATGGGCATGGAAAGAAAGCAATTTTGTTGTTTTCAAGGATGTTGTCTGAGGGTTTTCGTCCCAACGAATTTACGGTTTGTAGTGTTTTGAAGGCTTGTGGTGAGGAGCAAGAGTTGTTGTTCGGGAGACAACTTCATGGAGTAGTTGTTAAGAAAATGATTAAGAATGATGTGTTTATTGGGACTTCTTTGCTGGGTATGTATGTTAAATGTGAGGAAGTACATGATGCTAGGAGAATTTTTAATGGAATGAGAAGGCGGAATATGGTTACTTGGACTTCTATGATTTCAGGGTATGCACAAAGTGGGCTTGGGGAGGACGCGATAAAGTTGTTTCGAGTAATGAAAAGACGGCATATATGTGTGAATAATCTGACTGTTGTCAGCATTCTTCAAGCTTGTGGTTCAGTTGGGGCTTCCAAGACTGGGAAGGAAGTTCATGCACAAATTTTAAAGAATTCAATAGAAAACAATATATTTATTGGAAGTACACTTGTGTGGTTTTATTGCAAATTTGGAGAGTACGGCTATGCAGCGAAAGTTCTTCAGTTGATGCCTGACAGAGATGTTGTTGCATGGACTGCGATAATCTCTGGATGTGTTCATCTAGGTCATGGCGTTGAAGCTCTACAATTCTTGAAACAGATGTTATTGGAAGGTGTGGAACCAAACCAGTTTACTTATACCTCTGTCTTGAAAGCGTGTGCGAAGATTGATGATGTTTTGCAAGGAAAATGGATACATTCCTCTGTCAACAAGACAAAAACTTTGCCTGATGTATTTGTGGGCAGTGCTCTTATTGATATGTATTCGAAGTGCGGCCATGTTTCAGAGGCAATTCAAGTTTTTAATAGCATGCCCGAGAAGAACTTTGTTTCATGGAAGTCCATGGTTATAGGATATGCAAGAAATGGCCAATGCAATGAGGCTTTACAGCTCATGTATCGGATGAAAGCAGAAGGCTTTGAGGTGGATAACTACATTAAAACAACAGTTATCAGTGCATGTGGGGATATTGATTGGGATTTGGAGTTTGACCAATGCATTGAGTTATAG
- the LOC113326758 gene encoding E3 ubiquitin-protein ligase MARCH8-like translates to MGEQESVSLLNPPTPVSTQPTTEIDLEAGQNQCRICLETDERGFIAPCMCKGTAKYVHRECLDQWRSIKEGFAFAHCTTCKAQYHMSVQSTVVDRKWRTLKFRFFVTRDIFFIFICFQLAIALLAYLVYLVDASQNFALRLALEFPGVVSFYYICGALLLFVLVGLSGCFLTCFDSRVRSDLAQPCRQLTDCCCSCGCRDPRCPAACLVSCYQGLTSAGDCACLPVAGEGAPLFIIGAVIALVLFAFFGLIYSILVATIAGQRIWQRHYHILAKRMLTKEYVVEDVDGSVTDSNWSPPPLPPEHVEQLKALGLL, encoded by the exons ATGGGGGAACAAGAGAGTGTTTCTCTTCTAAATCCTCCTACTCCAGTCAGTACTCAACCAACAACAGAGATTGATCTTGAAGCAGGGCAAAATCAGTGCAGAATTTGTCTTGAAACTGatg AAAGGGGTTTCATTGCTCCTTGTATgtgcaaaggaacggcaaagtaCGTACACCGTGAATGTTTAGATCAATGGCGCTCCATTAAG GAAGGTTTTGCGTTTGCTCATTGCACAACTTGCAAGGCCCAATACCACATGAGTGTGCAAAGTACGGTCGTAGATAGGAAATGGCGAACGCTGAAGTTCCGTTTCTTTGTCACTAGagatatatttttcatttttatctGTTTCCAGCTG GCAATTGCTTTATTGGCGTATTTGGTGTATCTTGTTGATGCATCTCAGAACTTCGCGCTACGCTTGGCCTTGGAATTTCCTGGTGTAGTTAGCTTCTATTACATATGTG GGGCATTGCTGCTTTTTGTTTTGGTTGGATTGTCTGGTTGCTTTCTGACGTGTTTCGACAGTAGAGTGAGAAGTGATCTAGCTCAGCCATGTCGACAATTGACTgactgttgctgcagctgtgg GTGTAGAGACCCTCGGTGTCCCGCTGCATGTTTAGTGTCATGCTATCAGGGTTTAACAAGTGCTGGAGATTGTGCTTGCTTACCAGTTGCTGGCGAAGGAGCGCCGTTATTTATCATTGGTGCAGTGATTGCACTAGTACTCTTCGCGTTCTTTGGATTGATCTATAGCATTCTTGTGGCTACAATTGCTGGGCAAAGAATCTGGCAAAGGCACTATCACATACTTGCAAAGAGGATGCTGACAAAA GAGTATGTAGTTGAGGATGTTGATGGATCGGTGACGGATTCCAATTGGTCCCCACCTCCTCTTCCACCCGAGCATGTTGAGCAGCTGAAGGCACTTGGTCTCCTGTAA